The Rhizobium viscosum genomic sequence GAGACCCACACTGCTCGATGCAGCGGTGATCGCGACAAACTCCCCTTTTGAAAGTCGAGCGATATCGATAAGGGCGCCGTAGGCAGTCAGATATGGCATCCAGACAGCGGCGGCTTCCTCCCAGGAAAGGGCAGGCGGATGCCTGACAATAGATCCGGCGGGAAAGGTGACCAGTTCACCATAAGCCGGCGAGCGCACCATTGAGATCGGCGGGATGATGCTGACAGCGTCGCCGGGCGCAAAGCCGTTTACGCCTTGGCCTACCGCCTCGATGATGCCTGCCGCCTCAAGACCGAGACCCGACGGCAGCGGCGCGGTTTCGATATAGGTGCCGGATCGTAGCAGAGCCTCCGCCCGATTGATCCCAAGAGCCTTGACGCGGATCTGAACCTGCCCCGGCCTGGGCGCAGGAATATCCATATCCTCAATGCGCAAAACTTCAGCACCACCGAATTCGTGAAAGCGGACTATGCGTGCCATTCCCATCAACTCCAAAACAATTGAACCGAATGAGCTATGACAATTGGGACGAGGAAGATAAATTGGCCCAAAGGCAAGACAGAAGAAACCATGAGTTTGCAATATGGATCGTCTCACCAGCATGACCGTCTTCGTGAAGGCCGTGGACCTGGGCTCGTTTGCGGCAGCGGCGGCAGCACTCGACCTATCCGGGCCAATGGTCGGCAAGCACATCCGCTTTCTTGAGGAGCGATTGGGGGTCAGCCTTATCACCCGGACGACGCGGCGCCAGAGCCTGACGGATTTCGGACGCGCCTATTATGAGCGCTGCCGGATGATCCTTGCCGAGACGGAGGCCGCGGATGCACTCGCGATCGATCATCTTTCCGAACCATGCGGAAAGCTGCGGGTCACCATGCCCGTGCATTTTGGGCGGCATTGCGTGCTTCCGGTTCTGCTCGAGCTTGCAAAGCGATATCCGAACGTCGAACTCGATCTGTCGCTCAGCGATCCCATTACCGATCTCGCCGATGACGGTTACGATCTCGCGATCCGTACCGGCGAACTGGCGGACAGGTCAGGCATTATCGCGCGACGCGTCGCGCGCCAGCGCATGGTGGTCTGCGCGTCAGCGAGCTATCTCGATGCGCATGGTAGACCGGAGCAGATCGAAGATATCGGCAGGCACAATGCGATCATCTACGCGCGCTCTGCCCGCTTCAGCCCATGGCTCTTCCCGCATGGCGACCAGCCTCCGGTGGAAGTTCGGCCGAACAGCCGATTGCGACTCGATGATCTCGATGCGATTGCAGATGCGGCAACGGCCGGCATGGGGCTTGCCTGGCTGCCCTACTGGCTCATTCGCGACCGCGTGCAGGCTGGAGCGCTCGAGGTGTTGCTGCCGGGTCAGCCGGAGTTTCTCTATGACTGCCATGCGCTATGGCTGCAGACACCGCACCTGCCGCTCAGGATCCGTCTTGCCGTCGACGCATTGGCGGCCGCGCTGCCCAAATTTATGGTTTAGGTTAGTCGGGCCGTCAGCGTGATCGAGCCAAAGAAAAAGGCCGGGCAAAAACCCGGCCTTTCCATTTCGCGGGAATGCCAACTCAATTCGTGGCGGTCAGGTTGACCGGGAAGAACAGGGTTTCGCCCGAGGAGTCGCTCACACCGTCATTGTCGGTCACGGCGTAGGCCTTGCCCGATGCGTCGAAGGCGAAGCCTTCCAGCTTGTCGAGGACATAGCCGTTGGTGGCCGACTTCAGGTCGCCGATGAAATCATGGGCTTCCGTCTTCTTGACGACAGGCAGTTCGCCGCCGAGCTTGCCGGGCTTCAGGTCGGAGATTGCGACCTTGTAGAGCTTCTTCAGCTTGGCCGCATCGCCGACGAGGTTGTCGCGCTCGATGATATAGACGCTGTCGCCCTGAGCAGTGATTTCGGAAAGACCGACCCAGCCGCTCTCGCTCTTGTCGAGCGGGTAGCGTACGCCGCCCCATTCCTTCTTCTTCGGGTTATAGGAGACGAGCTTCACAAAACCCTTCTCGTCATCGTTCCACTCGCGCTGCACGGCCATCCACAGCGTTGTATCGTCGCCGGTACCGATGATCGTCACACCTTCGAAACCGTAGCGGATTTCGTTGGCAAGCAGTTCCTTCGGCAGGGCGATCTCGGCCTTGATGTCGCCCTTGGCTGTGACGTTATAGAGCGCATGCGGCACCAGGCGCTCGGTATAACCTTCCGAAGCCAGCCAGAAGGAGCCGTCGGCGGCAACAGCGATGCCTTCGATGTCAAGCTTCTGGGCCGGAGCGCCGTCACGCTTGACGACCAGCGCGTCGGTGATGACGGCCGGCTTCTTGGTGGCGTCGATCGTGTAAATCGTCGGCTGCGAGCCGAGGACACTGTCGCTCACGGCGAAGAGCATGCCCGGCTTACCCGGAACGGCGGTAAGACCCGAAAGAGCTGCAAAGCCGATCGGGTTGCCGTCCTTGTCGGCGGAGACAATGTGCGGATAGGCCTTTTCGCCTTCGCCACGCTCGTAGATCATCACGTGCGAACGCGCACCGCCGTCTTTGCCGAGGTCGAGTTCGTTGGCGGTCGCAAGCAGGTTACGCTGCGGAATGGCGATCGCGCCTTCCGGAGAAATACCCGACGGCAGGACCTGCAGCAGTTCCGGATCGGCGCCCGTATCCTTGTAGACGCCGACGACCGAAGCGCGCTCGGCGAGCAGGAAGAACAGGTTGTCGTTGCCAAACTTGGCCGCTTCGAGACCTTCCGGCTCGACGCCCTTCGACGAAGAGCGGCTTTCCGGATAGTGGCCGAGAGCGGCGACAGCACGCTCGAAGGAGCTGCCGGATTCGAAGAGGACCTTGCCGCTCTTGTCGAAGATAGTGAAGCCGCGCGAGCCGCCCTCATAATCGCCTTCGTTGGCGACGACGAGACGGTTGTCGTCCAGCCACTTCACGGCGTCGGGCTCGCGCTTAACGCCCTTCTTCTCGCCCGTGAACTTCAGGGCGCCGTCGCGCTTGGCATCGATACCGGTGAGGTCGACGCTGCCCGCGGAGAAGTGCGTCTTCACCGTGCCGGTCGCGCCGTCGAGAATGATGATCTCGTTGTTTTCCTGCAGGGTCAGGGCGATTTCGTTCTGGCTGTTGAACGCCACGAATTCCGGCTCCGGATCTTCAGGGGCAACGCCAGCAAGGCCGGTCAGGGCGACGTGCTTGATCGTGCCGCAATCGACGGTTCCGTCGGTCTTGACCTGGAAGACGACGAGGTCGCCTGCCGGCATCTGCGGGATCTTGCCGTCGTCAACTTCTTCATCGCGTTCGTTTTCGATCGCGATGGTGCCGAGCGTCCTGTCCTTGTTGAGGGCGATCGAATCGGGCTGGCCGCCGAGATCGCAGGTCGCGTCGATCTTCTTCGAAGCGATATCGACGATCGCCAGACGGCCGGACGGCTTCTGCTTGCTTTCGCCGGTGTTGACGGCGACGAGCGCCTTGCCGGCTGCTGTCGTGACCGAGGTCGGCTCACCGTCCATCATCAGCGCGCCGCCGGCCTTGGGTGCCTTGGCATCGGTGATGTCGATGAAGCCGATCGCGCCGAGCGGGCTGTCGCTGTAGATCAGCGTGTTGCCATCCTGCGAGGCGGTGATGATCTCGGCCGAAGTGGCCGAAAGCTTGTCCTTGTCAGCCGGCAGGTTGGTCGCAACCGGGAAAGAGGCGATGCGGTTGAAAACCGGCTCGGCCGCTGCCGGGAAGGCAACGGATGCAAAAAGCGCGGCAGCGAGCGCCGCCTTGCGCGCAGACAATGTCATTGAAAATCCCCCAATGTCGAAAAAATCGAGCAGAGGTTTTTTGCGGGACTGCCATGACAGACACATGACAGCCTGCGACATTTTGTACGGTTTGCGTCAGGCCACCTGCTGTTCGCGGCGCATCTCGCTGCGCATGATGAAGAGCGACGCGGCGAGGATAAGCGTAGCGCCGAGCCACAGATAACCAGCCGGTGCATAGCCGAAGAAAAGCCAGCCGGCGAGCACGTTCAACGGCAGTTTCAGGTCATCGAAGGGCTGCACATAGGCGGCATCGGCGCTCGCATAGGCGAGCGTCAGCAAATATTGCGCCACGACCGTCAGGAGCCCCGCCAGAAGGAAGAGCGCAAGCGTTGCGCCCGCCGGCACTGCAAAGCCCGCCGCGAGCGCCAGGCCGCCATTGATCGGCGTCAGCAGCACCAGCAGCCAGACGGTAATAGTCTCCGGCTTCTCGATGCCGGTCAGGCTCTTGGTGATGAGCGAAGAGGCACCCCAAAGCGGGGCCGAGATAACAGGCAAAAGTGCCGCCCAGGTGAAGCTGTCCGACCACGGCTGGAGGATGATCATCGCGCCGGCAAAGCCGACACCCGTCGCTGTCCAGCGAGCAGGTCCGACACGCTCACCGAGGAACAGGCGCGCGCCGAGAATGATGAAGAAGGGCGAGGTCATGACGAGCGCGATCGCCTGCCAGATCGGCACCGAGGCAAGGCCGGAAACCCAGGCCTCGACGCCGAGCGCGGCAAAGACGACACGCACGACATGCCGCCAGGGATAGCCGGTGCGCATCGCCGAGAGCCCGGCCTTGCGCAGGAAAGGCAAGGAAAAGAGGAAGGCGAAGCCATATTGCCAGAACGCTGCGGACGTCGCCGGGAAGGCAAGCGTCATCGTGAGCCACTGGGTGACGACATTGAGGAGCGAGAAGACGACGCCTCCAAGCACCATGAAGGCTGCACCGGCAAAGGCGCGGGAATGCCAGACTGCAAGGGAATTCTGATTCATGTCTTCCATCCGGAATAGGGACCAAACATAAATCAGGACGCATGAGGCGACGACACGCAGACGCCAACAGATCCCTGCCCGCGCACGGCCATGCTCATTCTCTTTCATCCGGACTTTAACCGTCGGCTCCGGAATCACACCGGATCTGCTGACCCTTCCCAAGCCAAAGCTTGAGAAGGCGCTCGCGGGCTCAGGCCGCAGCCCTTACCGCCGGTGGGGACTTTCACCCCGCCCTGAGAACATCACCGTCGTAAGACAAAGCGCTGCATGCCGCAAGCGGCGAAAACAAAAAGGGGTCCGGCGATGCCGAACCCCCTCAAAATCCTGCGCGGCCGTTCTCGTTTACAGCCGGCGGACAATCTCGTATCAGCCGTTGACGGCGTCCTTCAGGCCCTTGCCGGGCGTGAACTTCGGCACATTGCGTGCCGGAATGTCGACTTCGGCGCCGGTCGACGGGTTGCGGCCCTTCGTGGCAGCGCGATGAGAAACCGTGAAGCTGCCGAAGCCGGCGAGACGGATGTCGCCCTTGTTCTTCAGCTCAGCCTGCACAACATCAAAAACTGCGTCGACGGCAGATGCTGCGTCAGACTTCGTCAGTCCAGCCTTTTCGGCTACTGCGGACACGAGTT encodes the following:
- a CDS encoding LysR substrate-binding domain-containing protein — its product is MDRLTSMTVFVKAVDLGSFAAAAAALDLSGPMVGKHIRFLEERLGVSLITRTTRRQSLTDFGRAYYERCRMILAETEAADALAIDHLSEPCGKLRVTMPVHFGRHCVLPVLLELAKRYPNVELDLSLSDPITDLADDGYDLAIRTGELADRSGIIARRVARQRMVVCASASYLDAHGRPEQIEDIGRHNAIIYARSARFSPWLFPHGDQPPVEVRPNSRLRLDDLDAIADAATAGMGLAWLPYWLIRDRVQAGALEVLLPGQPEFLYDCHALWLQTPHLPLRIRLAVDALAAALPKFMV
- a CDS encoding esterase-like activity of phytase family protein, whose translation is MTLSARKAALAAALFASVAFPAAAEPVFNRIASFPVATNLPADKDKLSATSAEIITASQDGNTLIYSDSPLGAIGFIDITDAKAPKAGGALMMDGEPTSVTTAAGKALVAVNTGESKQKPSGRLAIVDIASKKIDATCDLGGQPDSIALNKDRTLGTIAIENERDEEVDDGKIPQMPAGDLVVFQVKTDGTVDCGTIKHVALTGLAGVAPEDPEPEFVAFNSQNEIALTLQENNEIIILDGATGTVKTHFSAGSVDLTGIDAKRDGALKFTGEKKGVKREPDAVKWLDDNRLVVANEGDYEGGSRGFTIFDKSGKVLFESGSSFERAVAALGHYPESRSSSKGVEPEGLEAAKFGNDNLFFLLAERASVVGVYKDTGADPELLQVLPSGISPEGAIAIPQRNLLATANELDLGKDGGARSHVMIYERGEGEKAYPHIVSADKDGNPIGFAALSGLTAVPGKPGMLFAVSDSVLGSQPTIYTIDATKKPAVITDALVVKRDGAPAQKLDIEGIAVAADGSFWLASEGYTERLVPHALYNVTAKGDIKAEIALPKELLANEIRYGFEGVTIIGTGDDTTLWMAVQREWNDDEKGFVKLVSYNPKKKEWGGVRYPLDKSESGWVGLSEITAQGDSVYIIERDNLVGDAAKLKKLYKVAISDLKPGKLGGELPVVKKTEAHDFIGDLKSATNGYVLDKLEGFAFDASGKAYAVTDNDGVSDSSGETLFFPVNLTATN
- a CDS encoding DMT family transporter: MEDMNQNSLAVWHSRAFAGAAFMVLGGVVFSLLNVVTQWLTMTLAFPATSAAFWQYGFAFLFSLPFLRKAGLSAMRTGYPWRHVVRVVFAALGVEAWVSGLASVPIWQAIALVMTSPFFIILGARLFLGERVGPARWTATGVGFAGAMIILQPWSDSFTWAALLPVISAPLWGASSLITKSLTGIEKPETITVWLLVLLTPINGGLALAAGFAVPAGATLALFLLAGLLTVVAQYLLTLAYASADAAYVQPFDDLKLPLNVLAGWLFFGYAPAGYLWLGATLILAASLFIMRSEMRREQQVA
- the hupB gene encoding DNA-binding protein HupB; protein product: MNKNELVSAVAEKAGLTKSDAASAVDAVFDVVQAELKNKGDIRLAGFGSFTVSHRAATKGRNPSTGAEVDIPARNVPKFTPGKGLKDAVNG